In Macadamia integrifolia cultivar HAES 741 unplaced genomic scaffold, SCU_Mint_v3 scaffold1452, whole genome shotgun sequence, the genomic window CGTGTTTTTGATATGTGGGCAGGAGACCTTGAGATCTGCCTATAACCTTGGAAATGGGTGGGATTAGAATTAAGTGGTCATTTTTAGTCCTATTTACAAGCATGGTTACCAAGAAAGCCAATTCCaacatgaaaaatatttcttcCAGACAAGTTTCACCATCAACTTTAGGTGCtgtttccatttccattttttatgttctttAATTTGTCGCCTTTTCTGCCATGTTCAAAGGCTTTGCTTTTCTCAATGTGGAAAATGGTTCATTGCTACAGAAAGTTAACAAAAACCCATTTATCAGCTACTATCTTTCTTAATatttattcatgtttcttgtTCTCCAAGAATCAATGGCAAAGATATGTCTTTAAAGGGAGAGATAAAACAAAACCATGATCATGAAAGCACAACAAAGCTAAAGTATCAATCTTTTCACTTATAATAGCTATTTGATATCTCATATCCATAagttaaatatatatttacaaTATGGTTAATGATAAAGAATCCTCCCAAACCATATGGGTAGATCATCATCATATTGATCTATTGTAAGGATGTATATGAGAACAGGGGATGAAAAagggaaaggggagggggaaagtATAATAAGTAATAGGAGgcaagcgaaaaaaaaaagcccacaGTAGTAGAAGGAAGACATGCTTCATAAACTAGCATGACCACAAGGACTCCCCTAAATTGGCCTGATCTACCATATCTAAAGCAAAGAAAGACTTGGTGTGTGGGGTCATTAGCTTGGAGGCAGGGGAGGCACTATCACTCGAATTACCCGCGTGATTAGATGTAGATGCCGCTTGACGCATTCTCATATGGACTACCTCAGCCTGTGCCAGAGCTAACTGGGTCTGAAGGACATCAATCTGTTGTTGCAGAGATGAAATAGCACCCACACAACCATAGACAGGGTCTCTCACCCTTGCATTAGCTTCATATACCATGCTACTCACAGCATCGCCGCGTTGGTGCAGTGGTAATTCCTGCCAAGTACCACAAAACAGTCTGTGTCATCATCAACAATGgatataaacaaataaattaaattttatcATTAAAATCCAAATAATAATCATAAGTATTTCACAATCTAGTCACTGTAGTACATGGATCAACCTTGAAACATCATGGAAGGATTGAAGCATCTTTAATCTATGACTATGTGCATAGTTACCCATTTGGGAATAAATTCAAATAGTTAGTCTGCTTCTACTCTTGTTCAACTGTAAATgtacataaatttctatttctgtgaATCAAAAGAAACTGCAAATTATTAAAGattgaagaaatttcctctAGGATTTAGGGCATAACCTTGAGCTGAGAGTGACATAGATGTGATGTGATGATCATGTCATTGATTACATcactaattttcatttttattgaaGGTGTATTTGTCCTTAAACAAATGGTTAATTTAAAGTAGAAACTCTTAACTTTTATGTCAGCTACATGGAACCAACCTCTGTCTGGACTTACATGTGGACCAGTCTCTATCAATAAGGTCCCATCTCTAAAGAAACAATTCAAATGATCCATAAACACATCCTTTTGAAAATTCACATAAAAGGTTAAACATTTCCCTCTTGTTTTCTTTGCAAAAGAAGTTGCAACAGTGGAAAAGTAGATACCAAGTCATATTTTTTATGATCAGAATCAATTCAGGTAACCCTTTATCTAAAAACAGTTCCAAGTACCAAAGTAGAAAATAAGCTATTTTAGAACCCTTGAAGATTCCTTCAACTATGATCAAAATGGTGGATACACCACACTTTTTATTTGCTAAGGAATCAAATAAATACAGTAAAAGAAGAGGAGCCTCTACCATTCTTTCTAAAGGGGAGATGATATTTGTCATAAAGTGCTATTAGATTATTTGAAATGTTTGAAATGACTTGGATACCCAATGATCTTTACTTTCTTCAACAATCCTCAAGGGAATTACTGTAGAAAATTACTTTTGATGCATCATGGAGGGCtcaattaagggaaaaaaaaaaagagggggggggggcttcTTAGCAAATTCAACTAGTCAACTGagatattttgtttctttgaaTTGACTATTAAGTGTTTGTGTAAATTACTAAAGCAAAATTCCCAACTCCTTCCTCACTCTTGACAAAATGGACAGGAACAACAGTGAATTTCTTGCTCACTACCAAAAGACAATTTCACTTCTAGGAATCACCCATCAACAGCTTCTGTAAAATGGTATATAATACTTGGATGGCCTGCTAGCAAATAATGGGATTTTAGTAAACTTCAAGAATGGTTATTAGTTAAATTTCAAATCACCCAGAGACCCTCTTTCTTATTCCCATTAACTAACCATCAGGTCCATCACTGAACCCTCTGTTCAGAAGGTACTCATAACCTGAAATACCCAAAAGACAAGAGACATTATCATAAAATGGCCAATTGCCCTAATCACCAAGTCAGACAGAGTAAGAACCCTGCATTCACTAGAAACCCCAATTAATATAATCTTAAAAACCCAGTATCAGAAAATGAACAATTGGGTATTAAAGCAGAGATAACAGAGAGCTCTGCACTCACAAAAGATCAAATGAACACAATCTTTGTGTTTTCATAGCCTAATGAACATAATCAGAGACACCCTTTATCACCAAATGACCAATTTCCCATGAATGACTAGCCCTGCAGTCACAAAAGATCAAATGAACaaaatctttttgtttttgtagcCTAATGAACATAATCAGAAACACCCATTATCACAAAATGACCAATTGCCCATCAatgactagagagagagaaagagagagagatgaagctGAACCTGTAACATCTTGTTGACATTACTAGCACCAAACACCTTGTGGACATTAGCAAACTTCTGTGGCTCATCGGCAGGGAAGTAAGGGGCAAAGACACAATCCTGGGCACACCTCCTTCTAAGAAGCTTACAGGCAGCACAAGGCGATGCTGCCCCCTGTTTCCTGCCGGTCTCCTTCATTTTGTCTCAAAGGGTGGGTACCCTTCACACTTCTTTATTCGGGAGACGAACAGCTTACCCTACCAGTGCTGTTGCAGTATGCCTTTAAAAGACAAAGAATTGCAGTTGTGGGTAAGTTTGTAGTAGTAGTCGTAGTAGGAATAGTAGTTGTGGAagtacaagaagaagaaaaaaatggcagcagtggaagaaagaaagaacaaagaaacaataaaaagtAACACTAGAGAAGTAGAGAATGTGAGGATGGATAGGGAAAAAGGAGTGGAGGGGGAAGGAGGGAAGGGGGAGATGGGTCTTATATAAGCATTTTGAGGAGGAAGAGGATCTTATGTGGGTTCCACCAAAGGAGGACCCTATAGATTTTGCTAGACAAAACCATGTCTATGGACAAGATCTTCATGTCCCAGCTTTTTTATATTATCTTAATCTATTTCTCTACAAAATTTAATTGggaatctattttttttcccctaattttCAAGGGTAATGATGCATTGATATTGCCTTTCATTagctttttcttcttgcttcactcttttctgtttttttcttcctctcttgttTTTAGCCTTTGATTGGCTCAAGTCGACTCAATTTGGCTAGGCTTGACTCGGCTTGTTTTGCTTGgaaaaaaatttttgatttgCTGACCTCAGCCATGTGGGCTTCCCTCTTTAAAGGTCATCTTCATGCAATGCCAGTGTTCAAGGGATCGAAATTGTATTGGCTGATTTGTATGGTACTGCTAATATTTGATATTGATAGATACTAATATTGATATGAGGCATCAATTTATATTGAGGATAAAAGAATTAaatataaggttttttttttctttctccccttAAGAGAATGAGAGTAAAGTCATCATACAATCCATATTGATGCCAGCGGTGCTTTAAATCCTTGTATGAGATTGTTTATCTCTACATAGGTTAAGCCATGGTCCTAGAGCTAAGTTAATAAAATGAACTAATATGTATATAAGGTCAATTATGGAATTTAAGATATTCTCTTAACTTGTTCTAAAATGTAGATTTTCGCCTGTAAATTTTCCACTCGATGTCTAGATTACAAGTAGAACATTTGTTCATAGTCTTCAACCTAAATTTGAGTAAAATGTCCTTATCATCCAATAAATAGATTTGTTTGTTGTTATTTCAATCATGGACTTAGTAATCGGGAGTAAAGGTGGTTGTCATATAAGATTTAAATCTTCTTACTAGATTGATTTTAACAGGATTGCTTGATACAAGACAAGTCTTATCAGTCTCACAGTATAGAAAATATAATTGCTTTAGGTGTCGTTAGGTGATGGTCGCCAATTAAATTCTTCtgcttttatatttttatcattaGTCATTCTAACAATTAGACAAATGACGAATTTCTTAAGCAGATCATAGGCCgaattttgatatattttcagTTAGATGTTTTATCATATATGTGGGGATTTtcctatcattttttttaatagtctACATATATTCTTTAAATCGATTTAATTGTTCCAAACATATTCAAAACATTATTCTAACATGTGAAGATGTCTGATTAAACTAAAATCCAACAAATAACTAATCGATAATTTGTATGACAAATCCACAAATTTTGGCCCGACCAAACAATATCATCACATCTGAAAAAAATCATTCTTCATTTGGGTCGCtactcttaatttttttttaagagaaaggTAACTATGTGAAAATTACTGATCGATGTAAAGGGGACATGACCTTAAAATGGGAAACCTATAGCAATTGAAAAACAGGACAGGACCTAAAGAATGGGAGGCAATTGCAAGTAAAAAAAGCCACATAGATGCCAAGAAGTATGCTTTTCCATTAAAGCAACAAACTTAAGCTGAGCTTGGCCATAAAAAGTATGAAGATGGGACTTGATTAAGGTCTTTGGTATCACCCTTTCAACTTTATCTCTTAAGGTCTTTGGTATTACCCTTTCAACTTTATCTCCCACCATAGATGGTATCTTCTTCACATTGCGCCTTGCCGCCTTGGTATTTAAAAACTGCTGTTCTCTTTATTAAAGGAGAAGAGATTGATGATAATGACATTCAACCTATTAACAATAAACTCTTCATATCATACCCTTTTTTTCTAATGTTTTGGTAACCTATCTCCCCTCTTCCCCATCTTTTATTTGAGTATTTTGATGGCCTTGGAAGAACATCTAAATGAAGAGGAGGGGTAGAAGGATTCACATGGGAAAGGAACCTCAGGTATGCCCACAAAGGAAGACTTCTACAAGAGAGACAATAGACATAAGcctggtttattttatttatttaaaaaaaaaaaaacataagccTGGCAAGAGGAGGGCGAAAAGAATCTTGAACCAAGCATCTTTGATACAGATTCTCAAAGACCTTACCTCCCATGTTGAATGACATGTTACTCATACTGTATCTTGTAATTTAAAAATTACCCTTAATTAAAGGAGAAGATATGGATTTTATCAACAACCCCCCAATAACAGAGTTAGACAAGTTGAGCATATCCACTTGTTTGCAAAGTTGGAGATATGCCTTTGAGAGATCTTAGGTAGACTTCAGCAAATCTTTTAAAAGGTTAAGTCATGGAATCTTGGTTATTTTATTGGTATAGTTCTTAATTCTACTGTGCAAAAGCATTAATAGATTAATAGTAATGGCTAAGTAAATAACATGTAGAAAATGACAAAAGGGCTCTCCCTgaaagaacttttttttttatagctaAGTAAgactttaacaaaaaaataaaaaataaaaaatattacattCGGTGATAAATATATTGGTCTGAATCATCCTTGATAAGTTTACAAAAGGATCCTCCTTGAAATATAACATTTCATAGACTTTTGCTCCAAGTTCTTAGTTTTTTctaatacaaaaataaagaaagtttTCCTAGGTCGTGGGAGAAAGAAAACCCACGATCTgaccatcaattttttttagttaaagatcgaaaaaaaattccttaatttatgaCACCTACCTCATTAATACTTACGATGAAAAAGGAATATCTTATTTATTATGGATGAAAGAAAATTACCCCTTAAAGAAATTTCTTACTACACCATTGATGAATAAGTTGAAGTATTCTATTAAAAGATGGCTAATCCAATCTGGTTAGGAGTGTCAAAAGGTCGGGTCAGATGAAATCAATACTTGGATCTTGTAATAGTTGGTGGATCCCTATACGACCCTACATTTATGTCTTTTTAAGTACAAAACTTAGTCGGGTAATAATGCACGGGCAGTACTTGACCCGAATCAAAAGATAATTCTAGAAAATGAGAAATAGAACCTAGCTAGCTACCAGTCATGGATAGAGGCATTGGGATAATGAAATATCAATATTGCCAGTGCTAAGACTCAATGACCGACGGACATTATGGCTATTGAAACATTCACATAACATGGGACCTTTAGTGAATTAGTGGTTGAATCAAAAGCTTGGTTGCTTTTAGACTGAAAAACCAACACAATCATGGATTTAAGTGTTTGTACTCTTTAACATGATGGGAACAAATGGGGTCTTCTCATCATAAAGCATTTTTCCCTTGTGAACCcatgaactctctctctctctctctctctctctctctctctctcttggtgtGTGTCATTATTTAGGttctctctctttgtgtgtcttgttgctctctctctcttgatgtaGGTATTTTGTGGTCTTGAACATGATGGGCACTTATCGGGTCCTTCCATCATTGAGGAGTTCTCCTTGTCAATGCATGAAGCTTGATCTCTCCTTGTGTCTCCATCCAATAGCAAATTGATGTAAGGATATGTGCTCTTCAACATGAAAGGCACAATGGACTCTTCCCATGATGAAGCATTTTTCCTTGTCAACCAATGtttctctctatctttctcatTTAGACTGTCCACAGTCTCCCACTAATTGGACAAGTATGGTATGACCCTTGTTAGGTAAGGTTTTGAGTTTTGTATTTGAAAAAACTAGGGTGCATGCATTATTCCCACCTAAAACTATGAGTATCAAGTTCTAGTTCCAACAaacttttatgaaaaaaatgaagctttgaaaatccaaagaCTTAGATACAatgcaaaaaaattaaaaataaaaataaatctactgatgattttttttcttttttttgagaaaagatgAACATGTTATCTGTGTGCGGTCAATACTATCACTAATACCTAGAATTAAATCGACATTCAAAACATATGATCCTACCCCCACCCCCAtgccccaagaaaaaaaaggaaaaaaaaaaattattgcttGATGGTGTTCCCTATGCCTAGACATTGGGATGGTGGAAAGAAAACCCTATTCCTCTGGTTAAATATCTGTGCACTTTCTTTGATTGATTCATGCGCTAGTGCAGTGGCTACGCAATCAGGTTGGCGATCCCCTATGTTAGCACACGAAAAATCTTACCCACTCGGGTGGGGCAGGCGGGCGGCCAGGGCAAAAATTTGTTAACAACCAACCAATCTTTTCTTAAAAGGGACAACATAGTCAATTCTCAGATTATATTGAGGGTTTTTCTGTAATTACGGCACTTTATCACAAGTCATAACCATGTTGTAGTAGATCTGTAACCATGTGAGCACGTGCGTTCAGGATGATGACGGCTTGACAAAGTCTACAAGAAATAGACACGTTTCGATTTTTGATTGGAGATTTATCGAATCTTCTTATCTCTGACACAGTTGGGTACAGTTAGGAGTCAGAGCCAAGCTTGTCAGTAACAGTGGCGgcttattaataaaaaaataaaaaagtaaaagttaataaaataaagtgaaaaatgGAGATAATGACACGTGGAAATGTCGGTTGCTCGTGTGCAGTTAACGTGAAAAACGGCCAACCGCCACTGGTTTTGTAAACAGCTTGGGAGAGTGGTTGGTGTGGTGCGTCCGTGTAGGGGACAGACAGTCGGCAAGTTTGGAAACTCCGCCGTCTTATTGAATTAATCGGTAAAAACACGGCCAAAGaatcttttttattcttaaggGAGAAAATAACGCGGCTATTATAGCGTACGCCATCGCCTCCATGTatcatctctcttcttcctcttataaAAGAGTGATCATTGTCTGGTGCGGTGAGCATCCGATGATTGAGACAACATTAGCATGTGCCCTGATGTCGTTTTAGCCATTAGATGCTTGTTGTATCACCTCACCCAtggcagaggatgttttcaccTTATAAAATAACATATCTACCCCCTATTATTGAAGGAGAGATAGATACAAGGGGCATTTGTGTAAGCTGCCCAATTGGACAGggaacttatttttttttattttttgagagagagagagtttttcaCGAGGAATTTGCACACCAAACTGGGTTTGAAAAATCGAATGAGATTAGTCAATCTTGATCCATTTGATCTGGATTGAACTAAACTTGTACAGGACTAGGGTTTAGGCCATTTGCCACCAATTTAGATTGATTTCAATCTAATCATGATTAGAATTGATCAAGATCAATCGAGTTACCAATTTTAGGTTTGTAAACTCTGACAACACACCAATGATAGTGTAGAAAATGATATCATTCATAAAgtctcacatgaaagagaaagccCCACACTTATTATGTGAGGGGCACATACTATGATATGCACTTTTGTGTTGTGTGgtttttctccccccccctcttatGGGGTTGGTTGGTTTAGAATGATTATTACAAAGggtagaaaattttcatttgacCTACCTACCTGATATGAACATGATAGGTAGTAAGTTTAGAGGGTttggttaaaagaaaaatttgacTTTAACATGATAGGCTTAAGTCTTAACACATGAGTTCTTTTGGGGTTGAGATCTCTTATTTGTCTAATCAATCTATCAAGAAAATTTTGAGGAGTAGTCTTCAATTTGAATTGACAATAGTGACAGTTGGGCCAAGTTTTCTTGAAGCCATTGTAAAGTGAAATCTCTTATCATGACTTTCAAACAAATGGGGGAAGATATCATCTAATAGGGATGGGAATTTATCAACTTAATTTAATAAGAGGATGTTTTAAGACCATAAGATGATAGATAATTGACAATATTGATGTTCGGGGGCATGTTGAAGTTATGGAAGATACCCTTCTCATGGGGTCAGACTGAGTTTTCCTTCGTTGGAATTCTTTCAACCTTGTAAATAAAGGGTGAGAGTATAATGATGATCTAATGGTCACTCCATCAAGAAGGAATTCTTTTTTgcgagaaaaaatgaaaaaatttacCCTTGTCATGTTTCAAGTTTTTTTCTCACACAGAGTTGTTTAAATAGGTAAACAAGTCAGAAAAATTTAAGACTGTAAAGAGGGTGAATGGACCACCCAGATGCTATTTGCCTAAGTAGGAGGATATATCATACATGGGATTGTATATGATTGGAATTCAGtatgaaatttcatatttggcCAATCCACATCATTTTTCCTCCACGAGCCATAATTGGTTGTATATTCAAAAGTTACCAATTTAGTCAAGCCAAGCAGACCAAAAATCTAAAAGGGAAAGCGCACCTAACGTGCAGATTGTCTTACACACCCTCTTACATCCCACCCTTGGGTTCTCGTTCCACAATATCTCTCCTAAATAATATCCATCCCTACTGGACGATTCGTGATACTCCCCTCCTATTGGTGCAAAATTGCATTCTAATGATATATGAAATCCTCTCCCATAGTAAAAAAACTAAACAATTACCATGTAGCATAgctaaaatattttctatgtaTCCAATGGTCAAAACTGCTGCGTGCTAAGTATGtacattttttgtctttttggattttatattcattatttttcataaatttaaACTACATCAATAAtaggtttttgaagtgtttaAGAGTTTTAAATAGTATACTAAAACTACAATTAGACATGCACAATCCATTTAGGTGTGGTCCTAATATCTAACGCATAGTAATTTAGGTGAGACCAAAATTTTGTGAACGACTAGACTTTAAATTGGATCGGAATGGGATAAAACCTTATTATGGTGGATGATTTGAATGTTCTCCAACATGGCTTGAGCTTGAGGGATGAGTACTGGATTGCATATTGGGTAATTTGTATCAGAATTGGTAGAGGCTGATATCATTTTTGGAGTGATCCCATATTGGTGGATCGGTACAAACCAaggatagaaaataaaaaataaaaaaaaaatcaaaattttaaagaaaaataatagaaaattcaTCCCTCCATCCTGATTCAAGGCGAGGTTAGATTCTCTCTTGAGCCATGACCTCCTGCAATAATTTCATGCCATTCATTGGCCACCTATAGCTCTAGAATCCCCACACTCAATGAATAATGTGAAATTATTGTAGGAGGTCATGGTCCGAGAGAGGATTCCGGCTTATTCAACACGATCCGGATCAGTGTTGTACGAGACCGGTTACTAAAACTGTGGTCCCCAGTCCCCTCAAGTTCAATTCAAGTTGGACCCACCAAGCAATGAGTCTCCAAATCATATAACTCGCGCGAGGTGGTCATAGATCGGTATTTTTCGGTGAAAAGACAACCGCGAAAAAGCAACGGCGAGGATATAGTCTTGTCTCACCGTACGGAACCTCTTACTACCGTCAGATAGTCAAACTCATGGGCCACGCTTTTTCGACCGTTGGAAATAAAGCGAAGCTCCTTCCAAAACTTCGGTTGGTAAGAAAGGTAAGGGAAGCAAAGAAAAGCTTTGGGAGACCACAATAACTAAAAATTTCAACTAAGTGGGCCCCCATCTTTAGTATAgtttatatgccttttgttcTTAAGAGAGCCATTACATACCAAGATacttaattataaataaaagtagATTATAATTTATAAGTTAGATTATCCAGGGGGAAAAGCACATAATCTACCTGAGATTTGTGGGTTAACTTAACCCCACCTAATATGGCTGCCCCTCAATGAGGACTAAAAATGTATTTTGTTGCCACAAAAGCCAATCATATGGTCCCCAAAGTCACTAGAAAAGATTAAAGATGATTAGGAAGTCGGTAATTTGGTAGCGGTTCGACCTCAAGTCGTCGACCTGATCATTATGATCCATCGTGGGCTTGCATCAGTAACTAACCATCCATTACATGTCACATGatctaagggtgtcaactgGTTAAGCCTGGTCAGTTTCAGTCAGGATTAATTGATTCTCACCAATTTAAGGTCTCACACCATTTCCTCTGGTTTAGGTAATTGGGTCTCATAAGTTATATTATAAACACGTTTCTATTTGATTGATCAGTTACCAGTCCCTAGTTGGCTCA contains:
- the LOC122063771 gene encoding LOB domain-containing protein 4, which produces MKETGRKQGAASPCAACKLLRRRCAQDCVFAPYFPADEPQKFANVHKVFGASNVNKMLQELPLHQRGDAVSSMVYEANARVRDPVYGCVGAISSLQQQIDVLQTQLALAQAEVVHMRMRQAASTSNHAGNSSDSASPASKLMTPHTKSFFALDMVDQANLGESLWSC